A stretch of Anaeromyxobacter dehalogenans 2CP-1 DNA encodes these proteins:
- a CDS encoding AMP-dependent synthetase/ligase, producing MPDTQPRNVPELFLERVGLTPDAEAFRHPAGAGWRSLTWADTEARVRAISAGLRALGVQSEQVCAILASTRIEWVLSDFGILCAGAATSTIYPSSTAEECAYILADSGAVVAFAEDGLQVAKLASRRAEMPALRHVVVFDGEGSADGWVTPLADLEARGRAWDAEHPGAFEETAASVRPDALATLLYTSGTTGVPKGVELTHSCWVSQSASVQASGILDHEDPVQFFWLPLAHSFGKMIGTAQLRIGFPTAVDGRVDRIVENLGVVRPTFVCAVPRIFEKVHNKILSNARDGGPVKAAIFRWAIDVGLVASRARRAGRPPGTLLQAQLAVADRLVFHKVRELFGGRLRFFVSGSAPLSRDIAEFFDAMGIVILEGYGLTESSAATHANLPSKRKIGTVGPAFRGIEVRIAEDGEILMRGPWIMRGYRGMPEQTAEALDPEGWLHTGDVGFVDADGFLSITDRKKDLIKTSGGKYVAPAELESKLKAISPFVSQVLVHGDRRNFVTALVTLDADAIAKWAAEHGHAGQPVSALARLPEVQELLQRHVDRLNAGLPRFATVKKFAILPRELSEAEGEVTPSQKLKRKVIEQHFRAEIDAMYGGEPPRA from the coding sequence TTGCCCGACACCCAGCCCCGCAACGTCCCCGAGCTCTTCCTCGAGCGCGTCGGCCTCACGCCGGACGCCGAGGCGTTCCGCCATCCGGCCGGTGCGGGCTGGCGCAGCCTGACCTGGGCGGACACCGAGGCGCGGGTGCGCGCGATCTCCGCGGGCCTCCGGGCGCTCGGCGTCCAGTCGGAGCAGGTCTGCGCCATCCTGGCGTCCACCCGGATCGAGTGGGTGCTCTCCGACTTCGGCATCCTGTGCGCCGGCGCCGCCACCAGCACCATCTACCCGTCCTCCACCGCGGAGGAGTGCGCGTACATCCTGGCCGACTCGGGCGCGGTGGTGGCGTTCGCGGAGGACGGGCTGCAGGTCGCGAAGCTGGCCTCGCGCCGCGCCGAGATGCCGGCGCTCCGGCACGTGGTGGTGTTCGACGGCGAGGGCAGCGCGGACGGCTGGGTGACGCCGCTCGCCGACCTGGAGGCGCGCGGCCGCGCCTGGGACGCGGAGCACCCCGGCGCGTTCGAGGAGACGGCCGCGTCGGTGCGCCCCGACGCGCTCGCCACCCTGCTCTACACCTCCGGCACGACCGGGGTGCCCAAGGGCGTCGAGCTCACGCATTCGTGCTGGGTCTCGCAGTCGGCCTCGGTGCAGGCCTCGGGCATCCTCGACCACGAGGACCCGGTGCAGTTCTTCTGGCTGCCGCTCGCGCACTCGTTCGGGAAGATGATCGGCACCGCCCAGCTCCGGATCGGCTTCCCCACCGCGGTGGACGGCCGGGTCGACCGGATCGTCGAGAACCTCGGCGTGGTGCGCCCGACGTTCGTGTGCGCGGTGCCGCGGATCTTCGAGAAGGTGCACAACAAGATCCTCTCGAACGCGCGCGACGGCGGCCCGGTCAAGGCCGCCATCTTCCGGTGGGCCATCGACGTGGGGCTGGTGGCGTCGCGCGCGCGCCGGGCCGGCCGCCCGCCCGGGACGCTGCTCCAGGCGCAGCTCGCGGTGGCCGACCGGCTGGTGTTCCACAAGGTGCGCGAGCTGTTCGGCGGCCGCCTGCGCTTCTTCGTGTCCGGCTCGGCGCCGCTCTCCCGCGACATCGCCGAGTTCTTCGACGCGATGGGCATCGTCATCCTGGAGGGCTACGGGCTCACCGAGTCGTCCGCGGCGACGCACGCGAACCTGCCCTCGAAGCGGAAGATCGGCACGGTCGGCCCCGCGTTCCGGGGCATCGAGGTGCGCATCGCCGAGGACGGCGAGATCCTGATGCGCGGCCCGTGGATCATGCGCGGCTACCGCGGCATGCCCGAGCAGACCGCCGAGGCGCTCGACCCGGAGGGCTGGCTGCACACCGGCGACGTCGGGTTCGTGGACGCGGACGGGTTCCTGTCCATCACCGACCGGAAGAAGGACCTCATCAAGACCTCCGGCGGCAAGTACGTCGCGCCGGCCGAGCTCGAGTCCAAGCTGAAGGCCATCTCGCCGTTCGTCTCGCAGGTGCTGGTCCACGGCGACCGGCGCAACTTCGTCACCGCGCTCGTGACGCTCGACGCCGACGCCATCGCGAAGTGGGCGGCGGAGCACGGCCACGCGGGCCAGCCGGTGTCGGCGCTCGCGCGACTCCCGGAGGTGCAGGAGCTGCTGCAGCGTCACGTGGACCGCCTCAACGCCGGGCTGCCGCGCTTCGCCACCGTGAAGAAGTTCGCCATCCTGCCGCGCGAGCTCTCCGAGGCGGAGGGCGAGGTCACCCCGTCGCAGAAGCTGAAGCGGAAGGTGATCGAGCAGCACTTCCGCGCCGAGATCGACGCGATGTACGGCGGGGAGCCGCCGCGGGCCTAG
- a CDS encoding O-acetylhomoserine aminocarboxypropyltransferase/cysteine synthase family protein — MAIPPNRKLRFETLQVHAGQEPAPGTNARAVPIYQTSSYTFDSAEHGANLFALKEFGNIYTRIMNPTTDVFEKRIAALEGGVAALATSSGQAAQFLAIANLAQAGDNVVSTSNLYGGTYNQFKVTLPRLGIDVKLVEGAEVDTIRKAIDGKTKAVYVESIGNPAGNVPDFEALAALAHDNGIPLLVDNTFGAGGYFCRPIEWGADVVVESATKWIGGHGTSIGGVIVDSGKFDWAKSGKFPFFTEPSPGYHGLVFNDVFGPKGPFGNIQFVLRARVEGLRDLGPTLSPFNAFLLLQGVETLSLRVQRIGENTLALARWLKSHPDVAWVNYTGLEEHPFHQRARKYLRNGFGGVFTFGVKGGYEAGKAFIDSVKLASHLANVGDAKTLVIHPASTTHQQLSDAEQQGSGVTPDQIRVSLGIEHIEDIKEDFDEALRATRR, encoded by the coding sequence ATGGCCATCCCCCCGAACAGGAAGCTCCGCTTCGAGACGCTGCAGGTCCACGCCGGCCAGGAGCCCGCGCCGGGGACGAACGCCCGCGCGGTCCCCATCTACCAGACGTCGTCCTACACCTTCGACTCGGCGGAGCACGGCGCGAACCTGTTCGCGCTGAAGGAGTTCGGGAACATCTACACGCGGATCATGAACCCGACCACGGACGTGTTCGAGAAGCGCATCGCCGCGCTCGAGGGCGGCGTCGCCGCGCTCGCCACGTCCTCGGGCCAGGCCGCGCAGTTCCTCGCCATCGCGAACCTGGCGCAGGCCGGCGACAACGTGGTCTCGACCAGCAACCTGTACGGCGGCACGTACAACCAGTTCAAGGTCACGCTCCCCCGGCTCGGCATCGACGTGAAGCTGGTGGAGGGCGCCGAGGTGGACACGATCCGCAAGGCGATCGACGGGAAGACGAAGGCGGTCTACGTCGAGTCCATCGGCAACCCCGCCGGCAACGTCCCCGACTTCGAGGCGCTGGCCGCGCTCGCGCACGACAACGGCATCCCGCTGCTGGTGGACAACACCTTCGGCGCCGGCGGCTACTTCTGCCGGCCCATCGAGTGGGGCGCCGACGTGGTGGTGGAGTCCGCCACGAAGTGGATCGGCGGCCACGGCACCTCGATCGGCGGCGTGATCGTGGACTCGGGCAAGTTCGACTGGGCGAAGAGCGGCAAGTTCCCGTTCTTCACCGAGCCGTCCCCGGGCTACCACGGCCTGGTGTTCAACGACGTGTTCGGCCCGAAGGGCCCGTTCGGCAACATCCAGTTCGTCCTGCGCGCCCGCGTCGAGGGGCTGCGCGACCTCGGCCCGACGCTCTCGCCGTTCAACGCGTTCCTGCTGCTGCAAGGCGTCGAGACGCTCTCCCTGCGCGTGCAGCGCATCGGCGAGAACACGCTCGCGCTGGCACGCTGGCTGAAGTCGCACCCGGACGTCGCCTGGGTGAACTACACCGGCCTCGAGGAGCACCCGTTCCACCAGCGGGCCCGCAAGTACCTGCGGAACGGGTTCGGCGGCGTCTTCACCTTCGGCGTGAAGGGCGGCTACGAGGCGGGCAAGGCGTTCATCGACTCGGTGAAGCTCGCCTCGCACCTCGCGAACGTCGGCGACGCGAAGACGCTCGTGATCCACCCGGCCTCGACCACCCACCAGCAGCTCTCCGACGCCGAGCAGCAGGGCTCCGGCGTCACGCCGGACCAGATCCGCGTCTCGCTGGGCATCGAGCACATCGAGGACATCAAGGAGGACTTCGACGAGGCCCTCCGCGCCACGCGGCGGTAG
- a CDS encoding secondary thiamine-phosphate synthase enzyme YjbQ, translated as MRLPDLEVETHAARELVEITAEVRRAVAAAGLREGLLLVYCPHTTAGITIQENADPDVRRDLLLALENAIPDAPARGRYRHAEGNSPAHAMASLLGSSATVIVRDGAPLLGTWQGVFLCELDGPRRRTVHLQAVAP; from the coding sequence ATGCGCCTTCCCGATCTCGAGGTCGAGACCCACGCCGCGCGCGAGCTGGTGGAGATCACCGCCGAGGTGCGCCGCGCCGTCGCCGCCGCCGGCCTGCGCGAGGGGCTGCTGCTCGTCTACTGCCCGCACACCACCGCCGGGATCACCATCCAGGAGAACGCCGACCCCGACGTGCGGCGCGACCTCCTGCTCGCGCTCGAGAACGCGATCCCGGACGCGCCGGCGCGCGGGCGCTACCGGCACGCGGAGGGCAACAGCCCCGCGCACGCGATGGCCTCGCTGCTCGGGTCCTCCGCCACGGTGATCGTGCGCGACGGCGCGCCGCTGCTCGGCACCTGGCAGGGCGTGTTCCTGTGCGAGCTCGACGGCCCGCGCCGGCGCACGGTGCACCTGCAGGCGGTGGCCCCGTGA